The Thunnus thynnus chromosome 22, fThuThy2.1, whole genome shotgun sequence genome includes a window with the following:
- the LOC137174700 gene encoding type-2 ice-structuring protein-like — translation MKMLTVAALMCTIMALTTADDPAEAKSENDQTLSSVETDLVKRTYGCSYRWKRIYGRCFRYVARPLRWAQAEKNCQSMGGNLASVHSDQEYRKIQTLIVHICHRYREIWLGGHDGEEERAWLWSNGRRFNYRNWCRGEPNNNRGSQHCLQMNYSVRRCWDDDHCYKRKPSVCVKRCY, via the exons ATGAAGATGCTGACTGTGGCTGCACTTATGTGCACCATTATGGCTTTGACTACAGCTGATG ATCCTGCAGAAGCCAAATCCGAAAATGACCAAACAC TGTCCTCAGTAGAGACAGACCTGGTCAAAAGGACATATGGGTGTTCCTATCGCTGGAAAAGGATCTATGGCCGCTGTTTCCGCTACGTTGCAAGACCATTGCGTTGGGCTCAAGCTGAG AAAAACTGCCAGTCCATGGGTGGAAACCTTGCATCAGTACATAGCGATCAGGAGTACCGTAAGATTCAGACGCTGATCGTTCATATCTGTCACCGCTATAGAGAGATATGGCTCGGAGGCCATGATGGAGAAGAg GAGAGAGCTTGGCTGTGGAGTAATGGTAGGCGATTCAACTACCGGAACTGGTGTCGTGGAGAGCCCAATAACAACCGTGGCAGTCAGCACTGTCTGCAAATGAATTATTCAG TCCGAAGGTGCTGGGATGATGATCACTGCTACAAACGAAAACCATCTGTCTGTGTCAAGAGGTGCTACTGA